In Candidatus Methylomirabilota bacterium, the following proteins share a genomic window:
- a CDS encoding Zn-ribbon domain-containing OB-fold protein, whose protein sequence is MATAERRIPAPHPNPETRAFWDGAAQGRLLLKKCLACSQVHYYPRAICPFCGSDRTEWQQASGRGTIYSWSVMRRAEVPYAIAYVTLEEGVTMMTNIVDCDLDGIHIGQRVRVVFKPTEGGPPVPTFTPA, encoded by the coding sequence ATGGCCACCGCCGAGCGAAGGATCCCCGCGCCGCACCCCAATCCCGAGACCAGGGCCTTCTGGGACGGCGCCGCCCAGGGCCGCCTGCTCCTCAAGAAGTGCCTGGCCTGCAGCCAGGTGCACTACTACCCGCGCGCGATCTGCCCCTTCTGCGGGAGCGACCGCACCGAGTGGCAGCAAGCCTCCGGCCGCGGCACCATCTACTCCTGGAGCGTGATGCGCCGGGCGGAGGTGCCCTACGCGATCGCGTACGTGACACTGGAGGAGGGCGTGACCATGATGACCAACATCGTGGATTGCGACCTCGACGGCATCCACATCGGCCAGCGCGTGCGCGTGGTGTTCAAGCCCACCGAGGGCGGGCCGCCGGTCCCGACCTTCACGCCCGCGTGA
- a CDS encoding TauD/TfdA family dioxygenase has product MTIRALVVEPVAGALGAEVSGVDLSGPLDDATVAAIRRAWLGHGVIFFRDQELPPAAFLAFARRFGEPIEYPFVKGLPEAPEIIPVLKQADEHVNFGGIWHSDTAYLDIPPMASMLIAREVPPAGGDTLFANMYLAYEALSDGMKRLLEGLRGINSSASADVSKTREDRMKDSGRADARQEYVATHPLVRTHPETGRKALYVNVAHTVGIEGLTREESAPILDYLYRHQIKPEFTCRFRWRARSIAFWDNRCVQHNAVNDYQGHRRLMHRITLAGDKPR; this is encoded by the coding sequence ATGACCATCCGAGCCCTCGTGGTGGAGCCGGTGGCCGGCGCCCTCGGCGCCGAGGTCTCCGGCGTCGATCTCTCAGGGCCGCTCGACGACGCGACCGTCGCCGCCATCCGGCGCGCCTGGCTCGGGCACGGCGTGATTTTCTTCCGTGACCAGGAGCTGCCGCCCGCCGCGTTCCTCGCCTTCGCGCGGCGCTTCGGCGAGCCCATCGAGTATCCGTTCGTGAAGGGCCTGCCGGAGGCGCCCGAGATCATTCCCGTGCTCAAGCAAGCCGACGAGCACGTGAACTTCGGCGGCATCTGGCACTCGGACACCGCCTATCTCGACATCCCGCCGATGGCGTCGATGCTGATCGCGCGCGAAGTCCCGCCGGCCGGGGGCGACACGCTCTTCGCCAACATGTACCTGGCCTACGAGGCGCTCTCCGACGGCATGAAGCGCCTGCTGGAGGGGCTGCGCGGCATCAACAGCTCGGCGAGCGCGGACGTGTCGAAGACGCGCGAGGACCGCATGAAGGACAGCGGCCGCGCCGACGCGCGCCAGGAATACGTGGCCACGCACCCCCTCGTGCGCACGCACCCCGAGACCGGACGCAAGGCGCTCTACGTCAACGTGGCGCACACGGTCGGCATCGAGGGCCTCACGCGCGAGGAAAGCGCGCCGATCCTCGACTATCTCTACCGCCATCAAATCAAGCCCGAGTTCACGTGCCGCTTCCGCTGGCGCGCCCGCTCCATCGCCTTCTGGGACAACCGCTGCGTGCAGCACAACGCGGTAAACGACTACCAGGGCCACCGGCGCCTCATGCACCGCATCACCCTGGCGGGTGACAAGCCGCGCTGA
- a CDS encoding class I SAM-dependent methyltransferase has product MSRNGQHGEHLEDVCMAAMPDVAERLRLGGRVAELGSHVGRSSIDLAREFPRAQVDAVSENQADIAAASSEASRVGLAGRVVFHVAPPDEAPLAGPYDLVVAFDGRDDFAHSLRTLRRMRHLAAPSGTVVVAAGAGDDALVDAVYARAAGFSKVDLLPVPAVPGVSSVSPPDRRTTS; this is encoded by the coding sequence ATGAGTCGGAATGGGCAACACGGGGAGCATCTGGAGGATGTCTGCATGGCCGCCATGCCGGATGTGGCGGAGCGCCTTCGCCTGGGCGGGCGCGTGGCGGAGCTGGGCTCGCACGTAGGGCGGTCGAGCATCGATCTCGCGCGTGAGTTCCCCCGCGCGCAGGTGGACGCGGTGAGCGAGAACCAGGCCGATATCGCCGCCGCGAGCTCGGAGGCGAGTCGCGTGGGCCTGGCGGGGCGCGTGGTCTTCCACGTGGCGCCGCCCGACGAGGCGCCGCTGGCCGGTCCCTACGATCTGGTCGTGGCCTTCGACGGACGCGACGACTTCGCGCATTCCCTTCGGACGCTGCGTCGCATGCGGCATCTCGCGGCGCCGAGCGGCACCGTGGTCGTGGCCGCCGGCGCGGGCGACGATGCCCTGGTGGACGCGGTGTATGCGCGGGCTGCCGGCTTCTCCAAGGTGGATCTGCTCCCCGTGCCCGCGGTACCGGGCGTCTCTTCCGTCTCACCCCCTGATCGGAGGACCACGTCATGA
- a CDS encoding CoA transferase — translation MTSPEIALAQLWRWAGCDPFALERVRFHGGDPVLPGIFQIATAAQASIAASGLAAAELWKLRTGREQTVDVDARAAAAAFRAERYLRVDGKGGDDPWGPASGYFRAGDRRWIQLHCNFPHHRDRALGVLRCEATREAVTEAVQGWKAVELEEALVNARMCAGLLRAPEEWQAHPQALALAMLLPLEIIRIGDAPPEPLPAGSRPLSGVRALDLTHVIAGPVCGRTLAEHGADVLRVTAPGWPSMERLVQDMGRGKLSTYLDLHKEADAERLRGLAREADVFSQGYRPGTLAAHGFAPQDLARLRPGIVYVSLSAFGHEGPWRDRRGFDSIVQTVTGIAAEGGRAHGLDEPRPLPCQALDHASGYLLAFGAMVALARRATQGGSWLVRLSLAQTGRWLDRLGRVNGLALDDLRADAVADLMEETDTPWGRMRAVAPVARLSETPGRFARPSTPLGTHPPEWPARVA, via the coding sequence ATGACCTCGCCCGAGATCGCCCTCGCCCAGCTCTGGCGCTGGGCCGGCTGCGACCCGTTCGCGCTCGAGCGCGTCCGCTTCCACGGCGGTGACCCGGTGCTCCCAGGCATCTTCCAGATCGCCACGGCGGCGCAGGCCTCCATCGCGGCGTCCGGGCTGGCCGCCGCGGAGCTCTGGAAGTTGCGCACCGGCCGCGAGCAGACCGTGGACGTGGACGCGCGCGCGGCCGCGGCCGCGTTCCGCGCCGAGCGCTATCTCCGGGTCGACGGCAAGGGCGGCGACGATCCCTGGGGACCGGCCTCCGGCTATTTCCGCGCCGGCGACCGGCGATGGATTCAGCTCCACTGTAACTTCCCCCACCATCGCGATCGGGCTCTCGGCGTGCTGCGCTGCGAGGCCACGCGCGAGGCGGTCACCGAGGCTGTCCAGGGTTGGAAGGCTGTCGAGCTGGAGGAAGCGCTCGTCAATGCGCGGATGTGCGCGGGCCTGCTGCGCGCGCCGGAGGAGTGGCAGGCGCATCCCCAGGCCCTCGCTCTCGCCATGCTGCTGCCGCTGGAGATCATCCGCATCGGCGACGCGCCGCCCGAGCCACTGCCCGCGGGCTCGCGTCCGCTGTCCGGCGTCCGCGCCCTCGACCTCACGCACGTGATCGCGGGGCCCGTGTGCGGCCGCACGCTCGCCGAGCATGGCGCGGACGTCCTGCGCGTGACCGCGCCGGGCTGGCCGAGCATGGAGCGGCTGGTCCAGGACATGGGACGGGGCAAGCTCTCGACATACCTCGATCTCCACAAGGAGGCGGACGCCGAGCGGCTGCGCGGCCTTGCGCGCGAGGCCGACGTCTTCAGCCAGGGCTATCGCCCGGGCACCCTCGCGGCTCACGGCTTCGCGCCGCAGGACCTGGCGCGGCTGCGCCCGGGCATCGTCTACGTGTCGCTCTCCGCCTTCGGCCACGAGGGCCCGTGGCGCGACCGCCGCGGCTTCGACAGCATCGTGCAGACGGTGACCGGCATCGCGGCGGAGGGCGGTCGCGCTCACGGCCTCGACGAGCCGCGCCCCTTGCCCTGTCAGGCGCTCGACCACGCGAGCGGCTATCTCCTCGCCTTCGGCGCCATGGTGGCGCTGGCCCGGCGCGCCACGCAGGGCGGTAGCTGGCTGGTGCGCCTCTCCCTCGCCCAGACCGGCCGCTGGCTGGATCGCCTGGGGCGCGTGAACGGCCTCGCCCTGGACGATCTTCGCGCCGACGCCGTCGCGGACCTCATGGAGGAGACGGACACCCCATGGGGCCGCATGCGGGCGGTGGCGCCGGTGGCACGGCTTTCCGAGACACCGGGGCGCTTCGCGAGGCCCTCCACGCCGCTTGGTACCCATCCGCCGGAGTGGCCCGCGCGCGTCGCGTGA
- a CDS encoding DinB family protein — MSAEPSTAPLSPREAAALLRASLEAIRAEASALSDGAASWHPKAGEWCAKEVLGHLIEADRRGFGGRIQQFLDADNPACVGWDQDEVARGRGDCGKPVSALLDELGKTRAEGLKVVETLTTAGLSRGGQHPKVGPLTVSDILHEWVHHDRNHLKQMMTNIQAYAWPHMGNAQRFSAP; from the coding sequence ATGTCCGCTGAGCCTTCGACCGCGCCGCTCTCGCCCCGCGAGGCGGCCGCGCTGTTGCGCGCCAGTCTCGAGGCCATTCGCGCTGAGGCCTCGGCCCTGTCCGACGGTGCCGCCTCCTGGCATCCCAAGGCGGGCGAGTGGTGCGCCAAGGAGGTGCTGGGCCATCTGATCGAGGCCGACCGGCGTGGCTTCGGCGGGCGCATCCAGCAGTTCCTCGACGCCGACAACCCGGCCTGCGTCGGCTGGGATCAGGACGAGGTCGCGCGCGGCCGGGGCGACTGCGGCAAGCCGGTGTCGGCGCTGCTGGACGAGCTGGGCAAGACGCGCGCGGAAGGGCTCAAGGTCGTCGAGACGCTGACGACGGCAGGGCTCTCGCGCGGGGGTCAGCATCCCAAGGTGGGTCCGCTCACCGTGTCCGACATCCTGCACGAGTGGGTGCATCACGATCGCAATCACCTCAAGCAGATGATGACCAATATCCAGGCCTACGCCTGGCCGCACATGGGCAATGCCCAGCGATTCTCCGCGCCCTGA
- a CDS encoding DinB family protein, with product MPELLREVAAALADATHRRPAAGGFAFVEHAWHLADLEREGYGTRISRLLTETAPALPDFDGDRIAREREYLHGDPALALQVFARARARNIERLAALDAATLSRRGTQDGVGELTLARVPRMMAAHDAGHVEELATLVAELAPGAPVLARLRAVSVVSGEPALA from the coding sequence ATGCCGGAGCTGCTGCGTGAGGTCGCCGCTGCGCTGGCAGACGCCACGCATCGCCGTCCAGCCGCGGGAGGCTTCGCTTTCGTCGAGCACGCGTGGCATCTCGCCGACCTCGAGCGCGAGGGCTATGGCACGCGCATCAGCCGCCTGCTGACGGAAACGGCCCCCGCGCTGCCCGACTTCGATGGCGACCGCATCGCGCGCGAGCGCGAGTACCTCCACGGGGATCCCGCCCTGGCCCTGCAGGTCTTCGCGCGGGCCCGCGCGCGGAACATCGAGCGCCTGGCCGCGCTGGACGCTGCCACGCTGTCGCGGCGTGGGACCCAGGACGGCGTGGGCGAGCTCACGCTGGCGCGCGTGCCCCGCATGATGGCGGCCCACGACGCGGGCCACGTCGAGGAGCTGGCCACGCTGGTCGCCGAGCTCGCGCCGGGCGCGCCCGTGCTGGCAAGGCTGCGCGCGGTGTCCGTTGTCTCCGGCGAGCCCGCCCTCGCCTAG
- a CDS encoding ribonuclease activity regulator RraA, producing the protein MAPSPAPLSPLAPETLARLARVSTATLCTRLFKAGFRSVFLSGLKPVGAAIKMVGPAVTVRYVPAREDLSTFESLGDPAHPQRKTIEEIPAGAVLVLDCRGIESAAGLGDILVARLKARGAAGAVLDGGVRDFAGIEGMGLPVYAKGPAAPANVHRHLAVEANVPIGCADVLVMPGDIMVGDGDGVVCIPRAQADKIAEGGLEQEELEAFVLGKIQAGAPLRGTYPPSAETMSEFEAWRKKQRG; encoded by the coding sequence ATGGCCCCGAGCCCCGCGCCCTTGTCGCCCCTGGCGCCCGAGACCCTCGCGCGCTTGGCGCGCGTGTCCACTGCGACGCTCTGCACGCGGCTCTTCAAGGCCGGCTTCCGCAGCGTGTTCCTCTCCGGCCTGAAACCGGTGGGAGCCGCCATCAAAATGGTCGGGCCCGCGGTGACGGTGCGCTATGTGCCGGCGCGTGAGGACCTCTCGACATTCGAGAGCCTGGGCGACCCCGCGCATCCCCAGCGCAAGACCATCGAGGAGATCCCCGCCGGCGCCGTGCTGGTGCTCGACTGCCGCGGCATCGAGTCGGCGGCGGGGCTCGGCGATATTCTCGTCGCGCGGCTCAAGGCGCGCGGGGCCGCCGGCGCGGTGCTGGACGGCGGCGTGCGCGACTTCGCCGGCATCGAGGGCATGGGCCTGCCCGTGTATGCCAAAGGCCCCGCGGCGCCCGCCAACGTGCACCGTCACCTCGCCGTCGAGGCCAATGTGCCCATCGGCTGCGCCGACGTGCTGGTGATGCCGGGCGACATCATGGTGGGCGACGGCGACGGTGTGGTCTGCATCCCGCGCGCGCAGGCCGACAAGATCGCCGAGGGCGGACTCGAGCAGGAGGAGCTCGAGGCCTTCGTGCTCGGGAAGATCCAAGCGGGCGCGCCGCTCCGCGGCACCTACCCACCTTCGGCCGAGACGATGTCCGAGTTCGAGGCCTGGAGGAAGAAGCAGCGCGGCTAG
- a CDS encoding NAD(P)-dependent oxidoreductase, whose amino-acid sequence MSDTVGFVGLGTMGMPMTTNLSKAGVPLVVYDTSPTATADARRLVGVTVAESPAQVAAQSDVLFSCLPNNDIVLGVYLEAGGIIHGGRSGLVTCDCSTVGPEITVKVAGALKAKGITHMDTPMLGSQPQAVSGEIFFIVGGDETKVATVKPYLEIMGKLNMYVGGTGMANRVKLIHNGLAAVTSVAVAEALAMAVQAGVDPTTFYDVVRKGGGMAFGTYFDRRAKRIFDGEFSPTFMLEHMRKDATLALTLAHAVRVPTPMLEETKRTYDEALDSGWGKEDFSAVTHVIEKRINRRLSGK is encoded by the coding sequence ATGAGCGACACCGTGGGATTCGTGGGACTGGGCACGATGGGCATGCCGATGACGACCAATCTGTCCAAGGCCGGCGTGCCGCTGGTGGTATACGACACGAGCCCGACCGCGACGGCGGACGCGCGGCGGCTCGTCGGCGTGACGGTGGCGGAGTCGCCGGCGCAGGTGGCCGCGCAGTCGGACGTGCTCTTCTCGTGCCTTCCCAACAACGACATCGTGCTCGGCGTCTATCTCGAGGCCGGCGGCATCATCCACGGCGGCCGCTCGGGCCTCGTGACCTGCGACTGCTCGACAGTCGGGCCGGAGATCACGGTGAAGGTGGCCGGCGCGCTCAAGGCCAAGGGCATCACGCACATGGACACGCCGATGCTCGGCTCGCAGCCCCAGGCCGTCTCGGGCGAGATCTTCTTCATCGTGGGCGGCGACGAGACGAAGGTCGCGACGGTGAAGCCCTACCTCGAGATCATGGGGAAGCTCAACATGTACGTGGGCGGCACCGGCATGGCCAACCGCGTGAAGCTGATCCACAACGGGCTCGCCGCGGTCACCTCGGTGGCGGTGGCCGAAGCCCTCGCCATGGCCGTGCAGGCCGGGGTGGACCCCACCACCTTCTACGACGTGGTGCGCAAGGGCGGCGGCATGGCCTTCGGCACCTATTTCGACCGCCGCGCGAAGCGCATCTTCGACGGCGAGTTTTCGCCCACGTTCATGCTCGAGCACATGCGCAAGGACGCGACGCTCGCGCTGACCCTCGCGCACGCAGTGCGCGTGCCGACGCCGATGCTGGAAGAGACCAAGCGCACGTACGACGAGGCGCTCGACTCGGGATGGGGCAAGGAGGACTTCTCCGCGGTGACGCACGTGATCGAGAAGCGCATCAACCGCCGACTGTCGGGGAAGTAG
- a CDS encoding YjhG/YagF family D-xylonate dehydratase: protein MPTRPSIAFDEIVGGAVSAEVKTAGAGPAGRLPLTAEMLIERPSGDIFGWTQNAGMGWDPRELGRPQYLMLSTQGGIRAADGRPIALGYHTGHWEIGLLLQAAAEELTALGGMPFAGYCSDPCDGRTQGTTGMMDSLAYRNDAAIVLRRLARSLPTRKGVLGVATCDKGLPAMMMALAALRDLACVLVPGGVTLPPERGEDAGTVQSIGARFAHGELSLEQAQDLGCRACGSPGGGCQFLGTAATSQVVGEALGLTLPHSALAPSGQPIWLDMARRSARALMALEARGLCTRDIVTDAAIRNAMMVHAAVGGSTNLLLHLTAIAHAAGLRRPTVEDWSDVNRRVPRLVDVLPNGPRNHPTVRLFLAGGVPEVMLHLRRAGLLDERALTVTGEPLGKNLDWWEGSDRRRVLRERLRAADGVDPDDVIMNPLRARERGLTSTVTFPRGNLAPEGAVIKSTAIDPTVVDADGVYRKVGPARVYTTEKAAIAAIKSQGPERLKPGDILVLICRGPIGAGMEEIYQITAALKHLSWGKQVAVITDARFSGVSTGACIGHVGPEALAGGPVGKVRDGDRIRIVIDRGKLEGSIDLVGHDGREYDPEEGARVLASRAPRPDLAPDPDLPDDTRLWAALQQAGGGTWGGCVYDVGAVAAALGGRRPALSHAPR from the coding sequence ATGCCCACGCGGCCGAGCATCGCGTTCGACGAGATCGTGGGCGGTGCGGTTTCCGCCGAGGTGAAGACTGCGGGCGCGGGGCCGGCGGGGCGCCTGCCCCTCACCGCTGAGATGCTGATCGAGCGCCCCAGCGGCGACATCTTCGGCTGGACGCAGAACGCCGGCATGGGCTGGGACCCGCGCGAGCTGGGCCGCCCGCAGTACCTCATGCTCTCCACCCAGGGCGGCATCCGCGCGGCCGACGGGCGCCCCATCGCGCTCGGCTATCACACCGGCCACTGGGAGATCGGCCTCCTGCTCCAGGCGGCGGCGGAAGAGCTGACCGCGCTGGGCGGCATGCCCTTCGCCGGCTACTGCTCGGATCCCTGCGATGGGCGCACCCAGGGCACGACCGGGATGATGGACAGCCTCGCCTATCGGAACGACGCCGCCATCGTGCTGCGCCGGCTCGCGCGCTCGCTGCCGACGAGAAAAGGGGTGCTGGGCGTCGCCACCTGCGACAAGGGCCTCCCCGCCATGATGATGGCGCTGGCCGCCCTGCGTGATCTCGCCTGCGTGCTGGTTCCTGGCGGCGTGACCTTGCCGCCCGAGCGCGGCGAAGACGCGGGCACCGTGCAATCGATCGGCGCGCGCTTCGCCCACGGCGAACTCTCTCTCGAGCAGGCCCAGGACCTCGGTTGCCGCGCCTGCGGCTCGCCGGGCGGCGGCTGCCAGTTCCTCGGCACCGCGGCCACCTCGCAGGTGGTGGGCGAGGCGCTCGGTCTTACGCTGCCGCACTCCGCGCTGGCGCCGTCGGGCCAGCCGATATGGCTCGACATGGCGCGCCGCTCGGCCCGCGCGCTGATGGCGCTGGAGGCGCGTGGCCTGTGCACGCGCGACATCGTGACGGACGCCGCCATTCGCAATGCCATGATGGTGCATGCGGCGGTGGGCGGCTCGACCAACCTGCTGCTCCACTTGACCGCGATCGCCCACGCCGCGGGGCTTCGCCGCCCCACCGTGGAGGACTGGAGCGATGTGAATCGCCGCGTGCCGCGCCTGGTCGACGTGCTGCCGAACGGCCCCCGCAACCATCCGACTGTCCGCCTGTTCCTCGCCGGGGGGGTGCCAGAGGTAATGCTGCATCTCCGCCGGGCCGGCCTTCTCGACGAGCGCGCCCTGACGGTGACCGGGGAGCCCTTGGGAAAGAATCTCGACTGGTGGGAGGGCTCCGACCGCCGGCGCGTGCTCCGCGAGCGGCTGCGGGCCGCCGACGGCGTGGATCCAGACGACGTGATCATGAATCCCCTGCGGGCGCGGGAGCGAGGGCTCACCAGCACCGTGACGTTTCCGCGGGGGAACCTGGCGCCCGAAGGGGCGGTGATCAAGAGCACGGCGATCGATCCCACCGTGGTGGACGCGGACGGTGTGTACCGGAAGGTGGGCCCCGCGCGGGTCTACACCACCGAGAAGGCGGCCATCGCCGCCATCAAGAGCCAGGGGCCGGAGCGGCTCAAGCCCGGCGACATCCTGGTGCTGATCTGCCGCGGGCCCATTGGCGCGGGGATGGAGGAGATCTACCAGATCACCGCCGCGCTCAAGCACCTCTCCTGGGGCAAGCAGGTGGCGGTGATCACCGACGCACGCTTCTCCGGTGTCTCGACCGGTGCCTGCATCGGCCACGTGGGGCCGGAGGCGCTGGCCGGCGGGCCGGTGGGCAAGGTGCGCGATGGGGATCGCATCCGCATCGTCATCGACCGCGGCAAGCTCGAGGGCAGCATCGACCTCGTGGGCCACGACGGGCGTGAGTACGACCCCGAGGAAGGCGCCCGCGTGCTCGCCTCGCGGGCCCCGCGTCCGGATCTCGCACCGGATCCCGACCTGCCCGACGACACGCGGCTCTGGGCAGCGCTCCAGCAGGCCGGCGGCGGCACCTGGGGCGGCTGCGTCTACGACGTGGGCGCGGTGGCGGCGGCGCTGGGCGGCCGGCGCCCGGCGCTGAGCCACGCCCCGCGCTGA
- a CDS encoding ABC transporter permease translates to MGRLNLHEIWLRLRRHPAGLLGLAGAIGFTLLAVVGPWVAPADPMALNPNALRPPGRGHWLGTDDLGRDILSGVLFGARVSLVVGLLAAAGSVLVGVAVGAAAGYWRGRVEGTLMRLTEWVLVIPQFLIVLVVAAIFGADLRLVVVVLALVGWPATARLTRAQFLALGEREFVLAARSLGAGDGRIIGRQILPNALAPIVVAGSLQIPAAILAEASLRFLGLADPNRVSWGGMLNQAQNFLQQAWWMPVFPGMAIFLTVLSFNLAGEALNEALAPRGRGTR, encoded by the coding sequence ATGGGCCGCCTGAACCTCCACGAGATCTGGCTGCGGCTGCGCCGCCATCCCGCTGGCCTCCTCGGCCTCGCGGGGGCCATCGGCTTCACCCTGCTGGCCGTCGTCGGGCCCTGGGTCGCGCCGGCGGATCCAATGGCCCTGAATCCGAACGCGCTGCGCCCGCCGGGCCGCGGGCACTGGCTGGGCACGGACGACCTCGGCCGCGACATCCTGAGCGGCGTGCTCTTCGGCGCGCGCGTGTCCCTGGTGGTGGGGCTCCTCGCCGCCGCCGGCTCGGTGCTGGTCGGCGTGGCGGTGGGCGCCGCCGCGGGCTACTGGCGCGGGCGCGTCGAGGGCACGCTGATGCGCCTCACGGAGTGGGTGCTGGTCATCCCGCAATTTCTCATCGTCTTGGTCGTCGCGGCGATCTTCGGCGCGGACCTGCGCCTGGTGGTCGTGGTGCTGGCGCTGGTGGGCTGGCCGGCCACCGCGCGGCTCACGCGCGCGCAGTTCCTCGCGCTCGGCGAGCGCGAGTTCGTGCTGGCGGCGCGGAGCCTCGGCGCGGGCGACGGCCGCATCATCGGGCGACAGATCCTGCCGAACGCGCTCGCGCCCATCGTGGTCGCCGGGTCACTGCAGATCCCCGCCGCCATTCTCGCCGAGGCGAGCCTGCGCTTCCTGGGCCTGGCCGATCCCAACCGCGTCTCCTGGGGCGGCATGCTCAATCAGGCGCAGAACTTCCTCCAGCAGGCGTGGTGGATGCCGGTGTTCCCCGGCATGGCGATCTTCCTCACCGTGCTCTCGTTCAACCTGGCCGGCGAGGCGTTGAACGAGGCGCTGGCCCCGCGCGGGCGCGGAACGCGCTGA
- a CDS encoding ABC transporter permease, which translates to MLPYVARRLASLIPLLAGMVVLGFAIIQLAPGDPVQVLVGDYPAPPEYVQQVRERFGLDRPVIVQLGRYAGQVLRGNLGHSFFYNEPVLDLVLGRLPATLLLMGAALVVSSVAGVLLGVACGRRPGSLTDSTLLVLGLVGYSLPVFWLGQLLLMGLSLKLDWFPTQGMRSLTVGLSPVARGLDVVHHLALPALTLATRYLAINIRLTRTSIVEVSGMEYLQTARAKGLAERVVIYKHALRNALLPVVTMIGLNVGHLVAGAVLTETVFAWPGLGRLIFDAILHRDYPLMLGGLLVVTVCVVVGNLLADIAYAWIDPRIRLTSRA; encoded by the coding sequence GTGCTCCCCTACGTCGCGCGCCGCCTGGCGAGCCTGATCCCTCTCCTCGCCGGGATGGTGGTGCTGGGCTTCGCCATCATCCAGCTCGCGCCCGGCGATCCCGTGCAGGTGCTGGTGGGCGACTACCCCGCGCCGCCCGAGTACGTCCAGCAGGTGCGCGAGCGCTTCGGCCTCGACCGCCCTGTGATCGTGCAGCTCGGCCGCTACGCGGGTCAGGTGCTGCGCGGTAATCTCGGCCACTCGTTCTTCTACAACGAGCCCGTGCTCGATCTCGTGCTGGGGCGCTTGCCCGCCACGCTGTTGCTGATGGGCGCGGCGCTCGTCGTGTCGAGCGTGGCGGGCGTGCTGCTCGGCGTGGCCTGCGGCCGGCGCCCGGGCTCGCTCACCGATTCCACGCTGCTCGTGCTGGGGCTCGTGGGCTATTCCCTGCCCGTGTTCTGGCTGGGCCAGCTCCTCCTGATGGGCCTTTCGCTCAAGCTCGACTGGTTCCCGACCCAGGGCATGCGCTCGCTCACCGTCGGGCTCTCACCGGTCGCGCGCGGGCTCGACGTCGTGCATCACCTGGCATTGCCGGCACTCACTCTCGCAACGCGCTATCTGGCAATCAATATTCGCCTGACCCGCACGAGCATCGTCGAGGTCTCCGGCATGGAGTATCTGCAGACGGCGCGCGCGAAGGGACTGGCCGAGCGCGTGGTGATCTACAAGCACGCGCTACGGAACGCGCTTCTCCCCGTGGTGACGATGATCGGCCTCAACGTGGGTCATCTGGTCGCGGGCGCGGTGCTCACCGAGACCGTGTTCGCCTGGCCCGGGCTCGGGCGCCTGATCTTCGACGCCATCCTCCACCGCGACTACCCGCTCATGCTGGGGGGCCTCCTCGTCGTGACGGTGTGCGTGGTGGTGGGGAATCTCCTCGCCGACATTGCCTATGCGTGGATCGACCCGCGCATTCGCCTCACGAGCCGCGCATGA